Within the Candidatus Marsarchaeota archaeon genome, the region AGTGCCACGGCCCTCACCGAAGGCACCAGTACAAATATTGTTGAATTTGAAGTATATATCTCTACAACCGTTGGCGACAGATCTATGAGCGCCGCGCCGCTTGTGCCATTGAAATTGCTTATGCCTATGTGCAGCGTGCTTGACGGCACCGTTACGTTGTATGTCGTGCCGTTTATGTCGATTGTGGCAGAGGTTATGTTGAGCGTTATGTAGTCGAATTTCTGCTTCGGATTGACATGCGCAACGCCTATGGTCTGCGTAAGGTTGACAAGGGAAAGAAGGTTTATTGTTCCTGTGACGTTGACGTCCACAAAGCCTGTGGTGTTGGTGGCATTATACTCATGTATCTTTGCGCCGGAGAACGTTACGTTGAGGTATTCGGTGCCCTGTGGCACTTGTGCAGGGTCTGTAAGCATCAGCGCAACAGTGCCTGCAGGCGCAGGGGCCGAAACAGTCGACACTGTCGTAACTGCCGTCGTTGTCGTGGGCTTGTAGCTTATCACGCTTACAGCCACGTATATGAGCGCAAGAATCACTATTATAGCAACTATGTATGCAACCGCTTTGCCAGCCATCCAATCACATAGATAGTTTGCACAAAAAAAGCTTTAATACGTTGCGGTATGCTTTGTGATGTGGACTCCGCGGGATTTTCAGGGCCTTGACTGCAAAGCCTTTTTGAACCCGCAACCTCCTGCCTGCCAGACAGGCGCGCTACCGTTGCGCCAGAAGCCCACTAAAGCGTCATACAGGAGAAATCCAGATTATGTTTCCGCCCCTTAGCAGTATGGTGCCTAACTTCGCCTTGAGCTCGCCGTCGTCAAGCTCCTCGGCAGCCTCAAGCACTATGTTCATATGTGCATCAAAAGAGGTGACCTTGCCCCTTATGCTTATACCGTTCTTCATCTTTATCAGTACCTGCTGGCCTATTGACTTATTGAGCAGGTCGAATGGCCTTTCCTGTGTCATAACAATACACCAAAAATAACATTATTAGATTTGCATTAAAGCTTAAAACACTATAGGTATGGCTATTCCACAGGCTTGATTTTCTTGAGGTCGTCCTTGCGCACTGCAAGCTTGATCCTGCCTGTGCCCACGGCTACTTGCTTGCCTATTAGTATGTTCTCCGCCACGCCCTTGAGCATGTCCCTCTCCGAGAACACGCTGGCATTCACAAAATGCTTTATCGTCTCCTCGTACGCGGCCCTGGCAAAAACCGATGCCTTGTCTCCTGCTATGCCATGCCTGCCTATGCTCCTTATCGCGCCAGTATACGTCATAGTGTCTGCCACTAGGCTTATGTGCCTGAAGCCTACCGAAAAGCCCTCGTCGGCTATTGTCTTGTAGAGCTCAGATGCGATCAGGTTCCTTGTAGCCTCGATGCCGTAAACCTTCTGCACTTCGAATATGTCGTTGCAGTATACGCGCTTCTTGTCGACACCCTCTATCTCCATGACCCTTTCCATGTTGCTGCCGCTCGTGGCTATGTAGAATGTGCCGTCATTGTCCTGCTGCACCACAGCTTTTGCAACTCCCGGAAGGCCCAGGGCAGCCATTTCACGGATGTGCACGAACGAGGTTCGTATGCCCTTTATGTCCTTCTTGCTCTTGTGCTTTATCGTAACAGTATTGCCATCTGCCGAAAGCTCCAGCCCTTCGAATTTCTTGGTTATCTTGCTCTCTATGGCCTTCATCGTGGTGCCATTCCCGGAAAGCTTCTCTCTGCTGAAATTAAGCTTGAGCGTGCCGGCTTTCAGGTTCTCCTCATAGCTTTCAAGAAGCGATTTGAGCTTTACCTCCTCTATCCTGTCCCTTATCTCACGCACCTTCTCATAGTCCTTGGATATGGATTTTTCCACATGTATGCGCATGGCAGGCAGTTTGACCCTGCGCCTGGCGTCTATTATCTCTATTATCCTTGGCAGTCCGGTTGTAGTGACAACCGAAGACACGCCTGCGTTGTGGAACGACCTCAGCACCATCTGCGTCGATGGCTCGCCAAGGGACTGCGCTGCTACAACGCCGACAGGCTCGCCGTATGAGACCATTGCCTGGCTTCTGCGCTTTTCGTCTTTTTGCATTTGGCACACCTATAATCATTTGAGGGTTGACACGAGCTCCATTGTTGGGTCCTTGCCGTCGCCGCCGTATATCGTCTGTATCAGCGCGCCGCTCGCATCCTTCACGCTGAGGTTCGTATCTGTGTAGAAATCCTGCAGGGCGTTTATGAACCTGCGCTGCAGGTAGCCGCTCACTGCAGTTACGAGTGCCTTTGTCATGGTGGAATCCCTGGAGCCCATTGCATGGAGGTACATCTGCGTAGGCTCTAGGCCGTCCTGGAATCCGTTCGTCACGAAGCCCTTCAGCTCGGGATTCTTGCTGTTTTTCCTGAAATACGGAAGCACGCGTCCTGAATAGCCCCTTGATACGCGCTTGCCCCTGACCTGCTGCTGGCCGAGAAGCAGCTTTATCATGAGCATGTTGAGCACGCTGCCCCTGGCGCCTATCGTGGCAAGCAGGTATGCGTTATTGCTTTCGTCGGTAGTGCTTGAGATGAGCTTTGCGGCTTTGGACCTTGCCTCTTCCAGCTGCGCCAGCAGCAGCATCTCGAAGGTCTCCCTCTTCGTATAGCCCGGAAGCGACTCAAGCTTGCCTTGCTTGTAGTTTTCCGCCAGCTCGCGCGCCTTCTGCTCTACCTCTTTGATAATTTTGCCGCGCTCTGCAGTCTGCACATCTGTATTATAATAGTCTTTTATCCCTACTGTGAGCCCGCGCATGTATGCGGCCCTAAGCGCGAGGTTTGCGGCTTTGAGTATGAACTGCTCAAGGAAGTCTGGGCCGTACTCCACGAAAAGCTTGGCAAGCAGCACAGCCCCTGATTCAACTAGCTTGCTGTCTATTATGCCTTCGCGTAGCTCGCCGTTCTTTATCACGACCTTGTTGTTCTTGCCGGAGTATTCAAGGTCGAAATCCTTTGGCAGGAGCATTGAGAACAGCTTCTTGCCTGAGTACATTCCGTTCTTTTCAGGCTCAGGCAGCTCGTAGATGCCTATGTTAGAAAGCATTATCATTGCCTCTGCCTTGTCGAACATTGCGCCGTCCTTGGTCAGGAAGTACATGCCGGCTATCTCGTCTTCGGTTATTGAGGCTATCGGCTTGCCGTCCTTCGCGCTTAGCAGTATCTCCTTTGGCTGCATCAGGTAGCGCGCCTCTGCCTGCGACTCTATGGTCTGCGGCACGTGCAGGTTCATTTCATCGCCGTCGAAATCTGCATTGTACGGCAGCGTTATGGAAACGTTCATTCGCATGGTCTTCCCTGGAAGCACCTTTACGCGGTGCGCCATTATCGACACCCTGTGCAGCGTAGGCTGCCTGTTGAACAGCACTATGTCGTTGTTCACCAGCTGCCTTTCCAGCACCATTCCAGGCTCCAAGGCAGCGAGCAGCTCGGCCCTGTTCAGGTCTGTTACGCGCTTCCTCATTCCGTCCTTTGCAATGACGTTTATAACTGTCGGGTACGTGGTTGAGCCCAGGTAGCCCTTCGCCGCTTCCATGTTCCATTTCGTGACGTAGAACGGCACTGTCATGTTCTCGGCTATGCGCATTGGTATGCCCACCTGGTTTATCGTGAGGCTTGAATCCACAGATATTACGGTCCTGGCCGAAAAGTTGACTCGCTTTCCCGACAGGTTGTAGCGCATGCGCCCCTCCTTGCCCTTAAGCCTTTGCGCAAGGGTCTTCAAAGGCCTTGTGCTCCTGTGCCTTGATACCGGAACGCCAGGCGTTTCGTTGTTGAAATATGTTGTGACGTGGTACTGCAAAAGCTCCCAAAGGTCGTCTATTATTATCTGCGGCGCGCCTGCGTCTATGTCCTGCTCCAGCCTCTGGTTTATTCGCATCACTTCGACGAGCTTGTGGGTCAGGTCGTCCTCGCTCCTCTCTCCAGATTCCAATGTTATGGACGGCCTTACATTCACAGGTGGGACCAGCAGCAGTGTGAGTATAAACCATTCCGGCCTTGTGGCAGTGCCGTCTATGCCGAGAAGGGAAAGGTCGTCGTTGCTTATCTTGCTGAGCCAGTCCCTTATCTCGTCGGGCTTCATCTTGTTGCCGTTCAGGAAAAAGAACGTAGGCCTTTCAAACTTGAGCTTCTGCTGCACTGTTCCGCAGTACGGGCACTTCTTGACCGACTTGAGCTTCTTTGTGAGCAGCGCAAGACTGCTGGTATCTGATGCGGCAGAAGACTCGTCTTCCATCTCATCGGTTATTATGAAGCTCTTTATTGCAGGCCTGAGCTCTGCTATCTGCTCCTCGCTCAGCAGTATCCTGTGGCAGCTCTCGCATGTCGACTGCAGCAATAGGTATATGGATTTGGCGAACTCCGGGTGTATTACCGGCCTGACGAGCTCTATGTGGCCGAAATGCCCAACGCAGCTCTTTGCCCTGCCTCCGCAGGTCTTGCATTTGAGGCCAGGGTCTATAACCCCAAGCCTCTGGTCTATAAGGCCTCCGTCTATCGGATAGCCGTCCTCATTGTAGGTATCAGGGACTATGAGCTTTGCAACGCTCATGCGTTTTATCTCTTCGGGGCTTATCGCAGTAAACCTTATATGATCTATTATTTCAGCCTGTACCATTAATACACCTCAATCGCTCTTCAGTCTTATCCTTGCAAGTATGTGCATGGACTTCAGCTCGTCGAGCAGCAGCTTGAATGCATAGCTTATCTCCACTTCCTCGAGCCTGTTGCCGCCGCATGTGGGGCACACTGCAACATTCTTTATGTAGTCGTAGTAGCCTATGTCGCCGCAGTCCCTGCATATCCACACCGGCGCCTTGTCGCTTTGGTCCAGCATCCTTTCCTTTATCAGCAGGCTTGCGCCGTGGCCTACCAGTGCGTCGCGCTCCATCTCTCCGAATTTCAGGCCGCCCTTCCTGGGCTTGCCCTCTGTGGGCTGCCTTGTAAGTATCTGCACGGGGCCCCTGCTCCTGACCTGTATCTTAAGGCTGACCATATGCCACAGCCTGTGATAGTATACTACGCCGTTGAACAGCTGCGCAGCGAACTTCTTGCCTGTCCTTCCATCGTAAAAGTTCTCGTTTCCGAATTTTTCAAAGCCGTAGCTGCTGAGTATGTCGGCATATTCGTCTATGCGCTCCTTCCCGTGCATCGAGAACGGCGTGCCGTCCATTGTGCTGCCCTTTAGCGATGCTGCCTTTGCGCCGAGCATCTCCAGTATGTGGCCGTAAGTCATCCTGTTCGGCAGGCCTATTGGATTGAGCAGCAGGTCAGGCACTATGCCCTCCTTGGTATACGGCATGTCCTCCTGCGGGACTATGAGCGCAGTCACGCCTTTCTGCGACTGCCTGCTTGCAAACTTGTCGCCTATTTCAGGCACCTTTATGCCCCTTATCCTTACCTTTATTATGCGCGTCGCGCCGGTTGTCTCGCTGAACATCACGCTGTCTATGACACCTTGCTCTCCGGAGCGCAACGTGACGGAATTGTCCCTGCTTTTCTCCTCGCCCACTCCGAAGCTTGTCTGCTCCTCCAAGAACCTGGGAGGCGAAACCTTGCCTATTATGACCTCGCCCTCGTTTATCTCCTGCTCGGCTTCTGCTATGCCGTCCTCCCCGAGCTTTGAATAAGCATGCTCGCCTTTGTAGCCCTCTATGGTTGCACTCGGCAGCTTGAAATAGTCCTGCTGGCCGCCGGGGTACCTTCGCTCCTCGTCCATGTATGACCTGTAGAAAACGCTCCTGCCAAGGCCGCGGTCAACCGCAGCTTTGTTAAGCACTACTGCATCTTTCATGTTGTAGCCGTAGTATGTTGAAAGCGCGACTACGAAATTCTGGCCATTGGCGTGCCTCTTCATGTCTAGAGTCCTGTATGTGATGCTGTCTATTATGGGCTTCTGCGGATAGTACAGCAGGAACGCCCTCGCGTCGTAGCGGTTGTTGAAATTTGTAGCATAAAGCCCCTGCGCCTGCTTCATGAAGTTCCACGCTATGGGGTGCCTTCCCATGCTGTTGAATTCAGGGAAAACGCTGTTGTTTACCGTGAGCCCGAAGAGCGATGCAGGATCTATTTCCAGGTGCGTAGTCTTTGAGTCTATACTCTTCTCGTCTATCGCAGCGTATATGTTTTCCTCCTCTTCCGCATCCAGGTATTCTATGATGCCGCGCCTTACTAGGTAGTTGAAGTCTATCTCGCCGCTCTTGAGCTTCTCTACAAGGTCTGGAGTCAGCTTGCTTGAGCCGTTCTCGACTATGATGTATGGCTTTCTCACCCTGCCGCGGTCAGCGTTTAAGTGGACTTCGTTGATGCTCTTGCGGTACGATACGTTTATCTCGCCTGACAGAAGGCCGCGCCTCCTGTTCGCCCTTATCTCCTCTGCGAATGCATTGCCGTCTGCCACAACTCCGAGTTCCCTGCCGTCTAAATATACCCTGCATTTCTTTTCTTCTGCCAATCTGATCACCATTTTACAGGAGCTTCAGCTCCTTTATCTTCTTTTCAATCATGCTTTGCTCGGCCCCGACTGTCACCTTTGCCATCAGCGCCAGGTATCTAGTCAGCCCGACTTCAGTGCCTTCAGGGCTTTCGCTCGGGCATATCTTGCCAACGTGCGTGCCGTGCACGTCCCTTGCCTTTAGGTGGGGGTGCTTCTTGGCTAGCGGCGACTTTATCCTTCGCAGGTGCGCGACAGAGCTCATGTAATTGATCCTGTCAAGAACCTGCGACACGCCGGTCTGGCCTGCAGGCCACGAGCCTGTGCTCATCGAGTACAGGATCTTTTCAGTAAGCGTGTCAGGGTTTATGTTGGTCTTGACCGTCAGGCGCCTGCCCCTGGCCATGGTCCTCTCCACATGGTACTTTATGTCCTTTACAAATGCCTTGAACGCTGTGTTGAAGAGCTCGTCCATAAGGTCTCCGGCAAGCTTTACGCGCTTGTTCGCGTAGTGGTCCTTGTCGTCAGCCTTCACCTTGCCTTCCGCAACTAGCGACGTGCGCTCGGCCATCCTTACAAGGTACTCTGCTTTCTTTAGCCTTGCTGACGGGTCTGTGCCCAGGTGGGGCAATATGTAAGTATCAAGCTGCGTCTCTGCCCTCTTCTCCTGGTACACCATCGCCTGGTTTGGCGCGGTCATCCTGCCAAGCTCTATCATTGCCTCCTTTGGCTGCATCTCGATTATGCCCTTTGACAGCTCCATGTTCAGCATAAGGTCGTTCTTTACCTCTTGATCGTCTACAAGAGAGAGTATCTCTTTGGAGCTTATGCCCAGGGCGCGCAGTATCATCATCAGGCTGAGGCCCTTGTTGAGCGTAGGAAACAGTATCGTATATATGCCGTAATCGTCGCGCGTTATGCTGCATCTTGCCCTGAAGTTGACGGTGGTTGAGAAAACCTTCACCACTATGCCTGATTTCTCGCTTGTCGTTATCATGCGGTTAGGGGCAAGGTCCTCTATGCCAACAAGCACGCGCTCCGTGCCCTTTATTATAAAATAGCCTCCAGGATCGTCAGGGTCCTCGCCTTCCTTTATGAGCTGCTCGGCGCTCATGTTCCTTGTATAGCAAAGGTTGCTCTTGACCATGACAGGCAGCTCGCCAACATATGCCTCGCCTATTGCGTCCGCCTTCTCTATGCCGCTTATCACAGGCACGTACGTTAGGTACATAGGCGCCGCATAGGTCAGGTTCCTTGCCACTGCTTCATTTGGCATTATGCGCTTCGTGGAGCTGTCAGATTCTATGATGATTGGCTGCTCAAGCCTCATCTGGCCGAGCTTTATGGCGAAATCTGAAACCTCTGGCTCTATGAGGCTCTGGCTCTCTATGATCTTGTTTATGCCTACAGATATGAACCTGTTGTAGCTGTCTATCTGCTGCTGCGATATAGAAGTAGATTTTAGATACGATTCCATGACCTCGTGCGTTTCGCTCATTCAATCACTCAAAGATAAGCCGATGGCTTACCGGTCCGAATTAGCCCTTTATCACATAGCGGTAATAGATGTATTTTCCGCTCACAGGATCGTCCCTGTGTATAGCTATAAGCGATCCTGGCTTCGCTCCAAGCTCCTTTATGCCTGGGTCGCTCTCGAATATTTTAGGGAATTTTTCAAGCGGCGTGTTCAGCTTCTTCGCTATTTCTTTTGCTTCGTTCTCACTAAGAAGTTCATGTTTTACCAATAAACTTTCTCCAAAAACCAATGGCTCACCAGCGAGCAGTATCCTACCTCTAGCTACGGGCAGTTATATATTTACAAGCAAAGTAATAAATAAGTTTTGATTTAAGCCAGGCACCGCATTACATGAGCGCATGCAAAAATGTTGCACATGCCTGTTTTTCCTTTCAGCAGCATTTGAATATGCATTTTTGCTTTTTACCAATTTATACAACAAAATGCAGAAACATATTTAAACACATCAGTCCCATTTTCCT harbors:
- a CDS encoding LSm family protein, which codes for MTQERPFDLLNKSIGQQVLIKMKNGISIRGKVTSFDAHMNIVLEAAEELDDGELKAKLGTILLRGGNIIWISPV
- the rpoB gene encoding DNA-directed RNA polymerase subunit B; this translates as MAEEKKCRVYLDGRELGVVADGNAFAEEIRANRRRGLLSGEINVSYRKSINEVHLNADRGRVRKPYIIVENGSSKLTPDLVEKLKSGEIDFNYLVRRGIIEYLDAEEEENIYAAIDEKSIDSKTTHLEIDPASLFGLTVNNSVFPEFNSMGRHPIAWNFMKQAQGLYATNFNNRYDARAFLLYYPQKPIIDSITYRTLDMKRHANGQNFVVALSTYYGYNMKDAVVLNKAAVDRGLGRSVFYRSYMDEERRYPGGQQDYFKLPSATIEGYKGEHAYSKLGEDGIAEAEQEINEGEVIIGKVSPPRFLEEQTSFGVGEEKSRDNSVTLRSGEQGVIDSVMFSETTGATRIIKVRIRGIKVPEIGDKFASRQSQKGVTALIVPQEDMPYTKEGIVPDLLLNPIGLPNRMTYGHILEMLGAKAASLKGSTMDGTPFSMHGKERIDEYADILSSYGFEKFGNENFYDGRTGKKFAAQLFNGVVYYHRLWHMVSLKIQVRSRGPVQILTRQPTEGKPRKGGLKFGEMERDALVGHGASLLIKERMLDQSDKAPVWICRDCGDIGYYDYIKNVAVCPTCGGNRLEEVEISYAFKLLLDELKSMHILARIRLKSD
- a CDS encoding DNA-directed RNA polymerase subunit B'' produces the protein MSETHEVMESYLKSTSISQQQIDSYNRFISVGINKIIESQSLIEPEVSDFAIKLGQMRLEQPIIIESDSSTKRIMPNEAVARNLTYAAPMYLTYVPVISGIEKADAIGEAYVGELPVMVKSNLCYTRNMSAEQLIKEGEDPDDPGGYFIIKGTERVLVGIEDLAPNRMITTSEKSGIVVKVFSTTVNFRARCSITRDDYGIYTILFPTLNKGLSLMMILRALGISSKEILSLVDDQEVKNDLMLNMELSKGIIEMQPKEAMIELGRMTAPNQAMVYQEKRAETQLDTYILPHLGTDPSARLKKAEYLVRMAERTSLVAEGKVKADDKDHYANKRVKLAGDLMDELFNTAFKAFVKDIKYHVERTMARGRRLTVKTNINPDTLTEKILYSMSTGSWPAGQTGVSQVLDRINYMSSVAHLRRIKSPLAKKHPHLKARDVHGTHVGKICPSESPEGTEVGLTRYLALMAKVTVGAEQSMIEKKIKELKLL
- a CDS encoding DNA-directed RNA polymerase subunit H, whose translation is MVFGESLLVKHELLSENEAKEIAKKLNTPLEKFPKIFESDPGIKELGAKPGSLIAIHRDDPVSGKYIYYRYVIKG